GCAAAAAACCGGCGGCCCGCGTGACACCGCCAGAGTCAGCAACCGCAACAAAAGAGCGTAGCGTCGTGATGTCGAGATTTCTCATATATCACCCCTTGTGATGGACACGATAACAAACATTCGTTTTCATTATTGGTCATTTTAGCGGATACATCAAGCATCGATATGAAAACGGATAATACATCACAGTTAATGAAAGGTCCTACCATGCTTTCCTCATCTCCCGCCATCCGCCGCCCCGTTGATTGCTGCCCCTCAAAGCCAGGTCTGGCTGCACGGATCTTGGGCGCGCTTGCAGTTTTGCGCAGCCGCAGGCAGCTTGCAGAGCTGGATCAGGACCGTCTGGATGATCTGGGCATCAGCCCTGAGGCCGCCCAAACCGAAGCAAACCGCGCGATCTGGGATGTCCCGGCCCATTGGGTCAAATAATGTGAAATCTAGCCGCTTTAACGCGGGTTATACCTTGTAATGTGGGCCGCAAATTCCGATATTTGGTGCAATACTCCCCGCTGCTCGCGTGGGAACCAACCCTTTTGCCATTTGGAGGTCTTTCATGGCTGACGTGAATACAATCCGGAGCACAGCCGGAGCCCGCGCCGCCGATATCGACGCGGGGCTGCGTGCCCACATGAACAAAGTCTACAGCACAATGTCGATCGGCATGCTGATCACATTTGCTGCCGCATGGGCCCTTGCCGGGCTTGCGGTAACATCTGATCCCTCTGCCGCTTCTGCACAGTTGGGACCTGACCAATATCTGACCGGCCTTGGCTATGCCTTGTACGCTTCACCGCTGAAATGGGTTGTGATGTTTGCGCCATTGGCCTTTGTTTTCGGTTTCGGGGCTGCGATTAACAAAATGTCCGCTGCCACAGCACAGACGGTATTCTACCTGTTTGCCGCTGTTATGGGTGTTTCGATCAGCTCTATCTTCCTGATCTACACCAATAATTCGATTGCACAGGTCTTCTTGGTCACATCAATCGCCTTTGCCGGTCTGTCGCTCTATGGCTACACCACGAAAAAGGACATCTCCGGTTGGGGCAGCTTCCTGATCATGGGGGTGATTGGTCTGATCGTGGCGTCTATCGTCAATATCTTCCTGCAATCCGGTGCCCTGATGTTCGCCATCTCTGCCATCGGCGTGCTGATCTTTGCCGGTCTGACAGCCTATGACACACAGCGGATCAAAACCGACTATATCTCCCATGCGCATCACGGCGACACGGAGTGGCTGGGCAAGGCCGCCATCATGGGCGCGTTGAGCCTCTATCTGAACTTTATCAACATGTTCATGATGCTGCTGCAGCTCTTCGGCAACCGCGAATAAGCGGCTTTCGCCAGAACGTTTCGAAAGGCCGGTCCCATGGATCGGCCTTTTTCTTTTCAGGAGCCAAATCTATCTTGGGAGAAATCTGATGCTTGAACTGCGCCCCAACTGCGAGATGTGCGACTGCGACCTGCCGCCAGAGGCCACAAATGCCCGCATCTGTAGCTATGAATGCACCTTTTGCGCTTCCTGTGTGGACACCGTGTTGCATAACGTCTGCCCCAATTGCGCAGGCGGCTTTGTCCCGCGCCCGATCCGACCGGCAAGCGCCCGCCGCCCCGGCACCAGCCGCCTGCATCAATCACCAGGCGACAAGCGCCGCAGGTTGAAACACGATATTGATAATATCAAAGCACTGGTTACCGCGACCAAGGACATACCGCCAGAGCAACGTTAACGCGGCGGCGTCAGGACAACCCCGCCAGCCAGACCTGTACCTCACGCGGGCGGCGCAGATGGACCACAACCAGTTCGTCCCGTGCCTCTGCAACCAGCTTGGCAACCTTCGCCCGCGCAGTATGCCGTGACTGCCAGATAAATTTGTAAAACGTCAGCGTTTCCGGGTGCAGCCTTTCCACACAGCCCTGCGGCAGATCCGGCCGCGCCTTGCCCAGATAGCGGAACAGACGTTTGGTCACCCGCCACAGACGCAGCCCCACCGGCAAATCCAGCCAGATCAGCAGATCCGCCCGTTCCATCCGGTTGCCATAGGTCACGGACATACCGCCCTCAAACACCCAGCTGTCCTGTTCTTCCACGGCTTGCGCCATGGGAAGTTTCTCGGCCATCGGACGCTCAACCCAGTTTTCCTGCCAATGAATCTGATCCATGTGAAAAACCGGCAAGCCCAATCGCGGCCCCAGCAAACGCGCCAAGGTGGATTTGCCGGAACCCGGCCCGCCAACGATCATAATGCGTTTCATGGACCGCACAGGATCCACTGAGATTTCAGGTGTCATCACATCCCCTGCCTTTGTCCCTAAAACGCAAAAAGCCGCGCAAACTGCGCGGCCCTGCATAAAACGAAAGTCAGATCTTACTTGATCTTGCCTTCTTTATACTCGACGTGCTTGCGCGCAACGGGGTCGTATTTACGAATGACCATTTTCTCGGTCATGGTGCGTGCGTTTTTCTTGGTGACGTAGAAGTGGCCTGTGCCCGCGGACGAGTTCAGACGGATTTTGATCGTGGTTGGCTTCGCCATGATAGTCTCTCCTGCTGCACCGCCACACTTTGGGGGATGCGTGAATTCTGAGCTTTGGCTTTTAACCGGATGCAACCCCGAGTCAACAGCAAAAGCCCGGCTTGGGTGAAGCTTTACACCCTCTCGGCGGGGAACGGAAATTTTTGAAATTTCCGGATCGTTTTCTTCAAAAGAAAACGCCCCCGATAATCACACGCGGAAGACCTGTAAGCCGGATTTTGTCCCCCCCGAGCCAAAGCCCGAAGGTGGATGATCATTCCTCTGACCATCGTGTTGCCACGATGGCTATAGCTGCCAACCCGAACCTGCTGGGGCAAAAGCGGCCCTGTCGCGACCCGAAGGCCAGCCGACGCGCGGTTCCTATTTGGCATTGCTCCTGGTGGGGCTTGCCGTCACCGTCTTTGTTGCCAGAGACGTGGTGGGCTCTTACCCCACCGTTTCACCCTTACCTTGAATGGTTTCGGTTGCCCGACCTGTTCAGTGGCGGTCTGTTTTCTGTGGCGCTGTCCGTCGGGTTACCCCGCCCGGGCGTTACCCGGCACCGTTGCTTTTTGGAGTCCGGACTTTCCTCGACAACATTGCTGTCACCGCGATCATCCAGCCTTCCGCGTGTGGGGCGGGCGTAGCGCGTGAACATATCTGTCGTCAATGCAGCAAATGGCGCGCTACAGTATATAAGGCCAAAAAGAGGAGAGGCTCAGTTCGAGGGCAGTGTGTAATCCGCAAGCGTCAAGGGGCCCCGCCGCCAAGGTGCTGTGCGCAGGCGGGTGGTGGCAAGCAAGGTCTCAAACGGGGTATCTTGCGGATAACCCGCCGCATGGGCGCAGGCCGTGAAGCTGTGTTCATCAATGGTTTCAGGGCTCTGTGCCGATGGCCTCGCCGCAAACCCTTGGCGCGCCAGACGCGCCCAGTCGAAATGCGGCCCCGGATCGATCTTGCGGCCCGGTGCCATATCCGAATGGCCGATTACGCCATTGGCGGGGATGTTCCAGCGCGCCATGATGCCGGCCAGCAGTGTTTCCAATGCAGCCATTTGCGGCTCTGGAAAGGGATGGGTGCCGCTGTTGTCCAGTTCGATGCCAATCGAGCGTGAATTTATGTCATCCTGCCCGTGCCATGCCCCCGCTCCCGCGTGCCAGGCGCGTTTATCTTCAGACACCATTTGGGTGACCCCACCGGTGACCGAAATCAGGTAATGCGCCGAAACTTCGGCATCCGGGTCACAAAGCCGCGCAATCGCGGCCTCTGCATTCTGCATCGCGGTATAATGGAGCACCACCAG
This DNA window, taken from Sulfitobacter pacificus, encodes the following:
- a CDS encoding Bax inhibitor-1/YccA family protein, translating into MADVNTIRSTAGARAADIDAGLRAHMNKVYSTMSIGMLITFAAAWALAGLAVTSDPSAASAQLGPDQYLTGLGYALYASPLKWVVMFAPLAFVFGFGAAINKMSAATAQTVFYLFAAVMGVSISSIFLIYTNNSIAQVFLVTSIAFAGLSLYGYTTKKDISGWGSFLIMGVIGLIVASIVNIFLQSGALMFAISAIGVLIFAGLTAYDTQRIKTDYISHAHHGDTEWLGKAAIMGALSLYLNFINMFMMLLQLFGNRE
- a CDS encoding DUF1127 domain-containing protein, with amino-acid sequence MLSSSPAIRRPVDCCPSKPGLAARILGALAVLRSRRQLAELDQDRLDDLGISPEAAQTEANRAIWDVPAHWVK
- a CDS encoding N-acetylmuramoyl-L-alanine amidase, coding for MAPLEIASHPSPNCGARRDGLAPALVVLHYTAMQNAEAAIARLCDPDAEVSAHYLISVTGGVTQMVSEDKRAWHAGAGAWHGQDDINSRSIGIELDNSGTHPFPEPQMAALETLLAGIMARWNIPANGVIGHSDMAPGRKIDPGPHFDWARLARQGFAARPSAQSPETIDEHSFTACAHAAGYPQDTPFETLLATTRLRTAPWRRGPLTLADYTLPSN
- a CDS encoding AAA family ATPase — translated: MTPEISVDPVRSMKRIMIVGGPGSGKSTLARLLGPRLGLPVFHMDQIHWQENWVERPMAEKLPMAQAVEEQDSWVFEGGMSVTYGNRMERADLLIWLDLPVGLRLWRVTKRLFRYLGKARPDLPQGCVERLHPETLTFYKFIWQSRHTARAKVAKLVAEARDELVVVHLRRPREVQVWLAGLS
- the rpmG gene encoding 50S ribosomal protein L33, yielding MAKPTTIKIRLNSSAGTGHFYVTKKNARTMTEKMVIRKYDPVARKHVEYKEGKIK
- a CDS encoding DUF1272 domain-containing protein — translated: MLELRPNCEMCDCDLPPEATNARICSYECTFCASCVDTVLHNVCPNCAGGFVPRPIRPASARRPGTSRLHQSPGDKRRRLKHDIDNIKALVTATKDIPPEQR